One region of Juglans microcarpa x Juglans regia isolate MS1-56 chromosome 7S, Jm3101_v1.0, whole genome shotgun sequence genomic DNA includes:
- the LOC121240816 gene encoding uncharacterized protein LOC121240816 gives MTPGSAGNEVPDTQDAGVMADKQRRWKVPSEGFVKANWDAAINLNLRMMGIGVIIWDERGEVLAAYCDQKKYVQQPATTECMALWKAMELGRDLGFNRVIFEGDAHTIVKAVNEESEDFLAYRSIVQDAKQMLQQHRNWKVQFVNRNLNEVAHILAKMAISLETEKVWMEDITSCISESIEKDKECMNNVD, from the exons ATGACCCCTGGTAGTGCTGGCAATGAAGTTCCAGATACTCAGGATGCTGGAGTTATGGCAG ATAAGCAAAGAAGGTGGAAGGTTCCAAGTGAGGGCTTTGTAAAGGCCAATTGGGATGCAGCTATCAACTTGAATCTAAGAATGATGGGGATAGGAGTAATTATATGGGATGAAAGGGGAGAAGTGCTAGCAGCCTATTGTGATCAAAAGAAGTATGTGCAACAACCAGCTACAACAGAATGTATGGCCCTCTGGAAAGCTATGGAATTGGGCAGAGATCTTGGCTTCAATAGGGTGATTTTTGAAGGTGATGCACATACTATTGTGAAGGCTGTAAATGAGGAGAGTGAAGACTtcctagcttataggagtataGTTCAAGATGCAAAACAGATGCTACAACAACACAGAAACTGGAAGGTGCAATTTGTCAATAGGAACTTGAATGAAGTGGCTCACATTTTAGCCAAAATGGCTATTAGTTTAGAGACTGAGAAAGTTTGGATGGAAGATATAACAAGTTGTATTTCTGAAAGTATAGAAAAGGATAAGGAATGTATGAACAATGTTGATTAA